The following proteins are co-located in the Manihot esculenta cultivar AM560-2 chromosome 7, M.esculenta_v8, whole genome shotgun sequence genome:
- the LOC110619346 gene encoding lysM domain receptor-like kinase 3: MCKSRKGTDVNNSLTPKSRPSRSASAANPSSSLSSSSSSNYPSFNYPSSSVNYSSSGFFNHNKDTSKSSSSSISSKLSLKSLKEAFLPENPHIYEFADICRATNNFLAKPFSSSSTSTSWRCQIRRKEVIIFQRKFRRRDPIELPELQQRLSIICRSHHSSLIKLLGAATSGNCIYLVYEFVNGANLATCLRNPQNPSYTILSNWLSRMQVATDIAHGLDYIHHCAASNSGFIHNHIKSSSILVAEDSLNAKICHFGTADLCGELEGSERSEARTLGRSNSKGMKIEGTRGYMSPEFQANGIVTQKCDVYAFGVVVLELVSGEEALRYVFDESSGGFSRVSVIEKAREAVDSGAGGVRSWVDRRLKDSYPVDVAEKMVVVGLECVVEDPEKRPDMEQVAVRVSKLYLESKNWAEKIGMPIDFSVSMAPR; this comes from the coding sequence ATGTGCAAATCAAGAAAAGGCACAGACGTAAACAACTCTCTAACCCCCAAATCCCGTCCTTCAAGATCAGCTTCTGCTGCAAATCCATCTTCATcgttatcatcatcatcatctagCAATTACCCAAGTTTCAATTACCCATCATCATCCGTTAATTACTCTTCTTCAGGATTCTTTAACCACAATAAGGACACTTCGAAATCGTCTTCTTCTTCCATCTCAAGCAAACTCTCTCTCAAAAGCCTTAAAGAAGCTTTTTTACCAGAGAACCCACACATTTATGAATTTGCTGATATCTGCAGAGCCACTAACAATTTCCTAGCAAAACCCTTTTCTTCCTCCTCCACTTCCACCTCTTGGCGCTGCCAGATTCGCCGGAAAGAGGTGATTATTTTCCAGCGCAAGTTCCGCCGCCGTGACCCTATCGAATTACCGGAGCTCCAGCAGCGGCTATCCATCATATGTAGGAGTCATCATAGTAGCTTGATTAAGCTTCTGGGTGCCGCCACATCTGGGAATTGTATATACCTTGTGTATGAATTCGTTAATGGTGCTAATTTAGCTACTTGCCTGAGAAATCCACAGAATCCCAGTTACACGATACTGTCAAATTGGCTCTCGCGGATGCAGGTTGCTACAGATATCGCTCATGGGCTCGATTATATCCACCATTGTGCAGCTTCAAATTCAGGTTTTATACACAATCATATAAAAAGTTCAAGCATTTTAGTAGCTGAAGATTCGTTAAATGCCAAAATTTGCCATTTCGGGACGGCGGATCTCTGCGGGGAATTAGAGGGGAGTGAAAGATCAGAGGCGAGAACTTTAGGTAGGAGTAATAGCAAAGGCATGAAAATTGAAGGGACGAGAGGATACATGTCGCCGGAGTTCCAAGCTAATGGGATTGTGACGCAAAAATGCGATGTGTACGCTTTTGGGGTGGTGGTTTTGGAGTTGGTCTCAGGGGAGGAGGCGTTAAGATACGTGTTTGATGAGAGCAGTGGAGGGTTTAGCAGAGTTAGCGTGATTGAGAAGGCAAGAGAGGCGGTGGATAGCGGGGCCGGTGGGGTGAGGAGCTGGGTGGATAGGAGGTTGAAGGATTCGTATCCAGTGGATGTGGCGGAGAAGATGGTGGTGGTGGGGTTGGAGTGTGTGGTGGAGGACCCAGAGAAGCGGCCGGATATGGAGCAGGTGGCTGTTAGAGTGTCTAAATTGTATTTGGAATCAAAAAATTGGGCTGAGAAAATAGGTATGCCAATTGATTTCTCTGTTTCTATGGCACCCAGATGA
- the LOC110619347 gene encoding hevamine-A, with amino-acid sequence MTSSSGISLSFILLVIVSLLVGSEAGGIAIYWGQNGNEGTLAETCATGNYDFVNIAFLPTFGNGQTPVINLAGHCDPYSNGCTGLSSDIKSCQAKGIKVMLSIGGGAGSYYLASTEDAKQVATYLWNNFLGGHSSSRPLGPAVLDGIDFDIEGGTNLHWDDLARFLSAYSKKGKKVYLTAAPQCPFPDSWVGNALKTGLFDYVWVQFYNNPPCQYSSGSITNLEDAWKQWTSDIPADKIFLGLPAAPDAAGSGFIPVADLTSKVLPAIKGSGKYGGVMLWSKYYDDQTGYSKAIKSSV; translated from the coding sequence ATGACATCAAGTTCAGGAATCTCACTATCATTCATCTTACTAGTAATTGTATCACTACTTGTGGGTTCTGAAGCTGGTGGAATAGCAATCTATTGGGGTCAGAATGGAAATGAAGGGACCTTGGCAGAGACTTGTGCTACAGGAAACTATGACTTTGTAAACATAGCTTTTCTTCCCACTTTTGGCAATGGCCAGACTCCTGTGATCAATCTTGCTGGTCACTGCGATCCCTACAGTAATGGTTGCACAGGATTGAGTTCTGATATTAAGTCCTGTCAAGCCAAAGGCATTAAAGTGATGCTTTCTATTGGTGGAGGAGCTGGGAGTTATTATCTTGCATCTACTGAGGATGCCAAGCAGGTTGCTACTTACCTTTGGAATAACTTCTTGGGGGGACATTCATCGTCTCGCCCACTCGGACCAGCTGTTCTAGATGGAATTGATTTTGACATTGAAGGAGGAACGAACCTACACTGGGATGATCTTGCAAGGTTCCTGTCAGCATATAGCAAGAAAGGTAAGAAAGTATACTTAACTGCAGCTCCCCAGTGCCCATTCCCTGATTCTTGGGTAGGAAATGCCCTTAAGACGGGTCTTTTTGACTATGTTTGGGTTCAATTCTACAACAATCCTCCTTGTCAATACTCCTCTGGAAGCATTACCAATCTTGAAGATGCATGGAAACAATGGACTTCAGACATCCCAGCTGACAAGATTTTCCTGGGATTACCTGCTGCTCCTGATGCAGCTGGTAGTGGTTTCATCCCGGTGGCTGATCTTACTTCTAAGGTTCTTCCGGCAATCAAGGGCTCTGGTAAGTATGGAGGGGTTATGCTGTGGTCCAAATATTATGATGATCAAACTGGTTATAGCAAGGCCATCAAGAGCTCTGTTTGA
- the LOC110619348 gene encoding probable acetyltransferase NATA1-like — translation MAAAAPPPPPTPAPEAPTGLPDSDSIPVGHPLFSRIRLATPADVPHIHKMIHQMAIFERLADHCIATESSLSSTLFNHAPFSSFTVFLLEVSPNPLPKITSPNFTPIERIVQLDLPVIDPEAELFKNGTNDVVVAGFVLFFPNYSTFLAKPGLYVEDLFVRECYRRKGMGKMLLSAVAAQAVKMGYGRVEWVVLDWNVNAIKFYEEMGAKILTEWRICRLTGEALEAYRDTF, via the coding sequence ATGGCAGCCGCTGCTCCGCCTCCTCCACCAACCCCTGCCCCGGAGGCTCCTACTGGACTCCCTGACTCCGATTCCATCCCCGTCGGCCATCCTCTCTTCTCCAGGATCCGCCTCGCAACTCCAGCTGATGTCCCACACATCCACAAAATGATCCACCAAATGGCCATCTTCGAGCGCCTAGCTGATCACTGCATCGCCACCGAGTCCTCCCTCTCTTCCACCCTGTTCAACCACGCACCTTTTTCGTCCTTTACCGTCTTCCTTCTGGAGGTTTCTCCCAACCCACTTCCCAAAATCacttctccaaacttcacacccATTGAGCGTATCGTCCAACTCGACCTTCCAGTCATCGACCCAGAAGCTGAATTATTCAAGAATGGGACTAATGATGTAGTGGTAGCTGGGTTCGTCCTCTTCTTCCCTAACTATTCGACGTTTCTAGCGAAGCCGGGATTGTACGTGGAGGATTTGTTCGTGAGGGAGTGTTACAGAAGGAAAGGAATGGGGAAAATGCTGCTGTCGGCGGTGGCTGCGCAAGCGGTAAAGATGGGATATGGGAGAGTGGAGTGGGTGGTGCTGGATTGGAATGTGAATGCTATCAAGTTTTATGAGGAAATGGGTGCGAAGATTTTAACAGAATGGAGGATTTGCAGGTTGACTGGTGAAGCTCTTGAGGCCTATCGTGATACCTTTTGA